The following are from one region of the Sandaracinus amylolyticus genome:
- a CDS encoding acyl-CoA dehydrogenase family protein, with protein MGFSGLDYYGIDDELSEEERMVRDNVRRFVDERIEPIIAKHFEDGTFPMELVPEFAKLGLLGANLEGYGCAGMGDVAYGLAMQELERGDSGIRSFCSVQGSLAMYPIHSFGSEEQKQQYLPGMAKGELIGCFGLTEPDFGSNPTGMITKAEKVGGGYRINGVKRWITNGDLCHLAVVWAKLDGMVRGFIVPRGTKGFSTRKIDDKWSLRASVTSELFFEDCVVGEDAILPGVRGMRGPLSCLSQARFGISWGAIGAAMSCYDTALSYAKDRKQFSRPIAGYQLVQHKLTEMVSEITKAQCLTLRLGRLKEAKKVRPPQISLAKRNNVAMALNIARMARDILGGNGITYAYSPGRHMMNLETVYTYEGTHDIHTLIVGQDVTGLAAFE; from the coding sequence ATGGGATTCTCGGGGCTCGACTACTACGGCATCGACGACGAGCTGAGCGAAGAAGAGCGCATGGTGCGCGACAACGTCCGTCGCTTCGTCGACGAGCGCATCGAGCCCATCATCGCCAAGCACTTCGAGGACGGCACCTTCCCGATGGAGCTCGTCCCCGAGTTCGCGAAGCTCGGTCTGCTCGGCGCGAACCTCGAGGGCTACGGCTGCGCGGGCATGGGCGACGTCGCGTACGGCCTCGCGATGCAGGAGCTCGAGCGCGGCGACTCGGGCATCCGCTCGTTCTGCAGCGTGCAGGGCTCGCTCGCGATGTACCCGATCCACTCGTTCGGCAGCGAGGAGCAGAAGCAGCAGTACCTGCCGGGCATGGCGAAGGGCGAGCTCATCGGGTGCTTCGGCCTGACCGAGCCCGACTTCGGATCGAACCCCACCGGGATGATCACGAAGGCCGAGAAGGTCGGCGGCGGCTATCGCATCAACGGCGTGAAGCGCTGGATCACGAACGGCGATCTCTGCCACCTCGCGGTGGTGTGGGCGAAGCTCGATGGGATGGTCCGCGGCTTCATCGTGCCGCGCGGCACCAAGGGCTTCTCGACCCGCAAGATCGACGACAAGTGGTCGCTCCGCGCGAGCGTGACGAGCGAGCTGTTCTTCGAGGACTGCGTGGTCGGCGAGGACGCGATCCTGCCGGGCGTGCGCGGCATGCGCGGTCCGCTCTCGTGCTTGTCGCAGGCGCGCTTCGGGATCTCGTGGGGCGCGATCGGCGCGGCGATGAGCTGCTACGACACCGCGCTCTCGTACGCGAAGGATCGCAAGCAGTTCTCGCGGCCGATCGCGGGCTATCAGCTGGTGCAGCACAAGCTGACGGAGATGGTCAGCGAGATCACGAAGGCGCAGTGCCTCACGCTGCGCCTCGGTCGACTGAAGGAGGCGAAGAAGGTGCGCCCTCCGCAGATCTCGCTCGCGAAGCGCAACAACGTCGCGATGGCGCTGAACATCGCGCGCATGGCGCGCGACATCCTCGGCGGCAACGGCATCACGTACGCGTACTCGCCGGGCCGTCACATGATGAACCTCGAGACGGTCTACACGTACGAGGGCACCCACGACATCCACACGCTGATCGTGGGTCAGGACGTCACGGGGCTCGCCGCGTTCGAGTGA
- a CDS encoding aldehyde dehydrogenase family protein, with translation MTLDQSVPTSPARASREIVDRALTELHAHRTEWARLPVLEKRALLEQIKDRAARLAPEWVEVAMRIKRLPSGSPIGGEEWMSGPWALIAGIVGLSRTLERIARGRDPLEGARVHRAADGRVIVDVFPSNAFEQLLLSGYSASVWMQPGVDEAEVRRSAGRFHREARDASGSVALVLGAGNITSIAPLDVLYELIAEGRVVVLKMSPVNEALGPVLERVMAPLVERGFLRFVYGGADVGEMLTRHRLVEKIHVTGAAATHDAIVFGTGEEGRARRARGEPLTKVPVTSELGGVGPVIIVPGVWSEADMRFQAEHVATQKLHNAGFNCVAAQVLVLHREWPLRERFLAILRDTIAKLPKRAAYYPGADARQREAVEKHARTELLGGEDVPYTRIVDLDPDDRSAPAYRSEFFGATWAETSISAPDVESFLARAVTFANERLMGTLGAQLIVHPATQRAHRAAIERAIADLRYGTIAVNAWSGVGFLLANASWGAFPGHTLENIQSGRGVVHNAMLLERPEKTVVRGPFAPFPRSLLLGERHTSPKPPWFVTHRRSDRVGELLTDFEAAPSWRKLPAIFAAALAG, from the coding sequence ATGACCCTCGATCAATCGGTTCCCACATCGCCCGCGCGCGCGTCGCGCGAGATCGTCGATCGCGCGCTCACCGAGCTGCACGCGCACCGCACCGAGTGGGCGCGGCTGCCGGTGCTCGAGAAGCGCGCGTTGCTCGAGCAGATCAAGGATCGCGCGGCGCGCCTCGCGCCCGAGTGGGTCGAGGTCGCGATGCGGATCAAGCGCCTGCCCTCGGGATCGCCGATCGGCGGCGAAGAGTGGATGAGCGGGCCGTGGGCGCTGATCGCGGGGATCGTCGGGCTCTCGCGCACGCTCGAGCGCATCGCGAGAGGACGCGATCCGCTCGAGGGCGCGCGCGTGCATCGCGCGGCGGACGGACGGGTGATCGTCGACGTGTTCCCGTCGAACGCGTTCGAGCAGCTCTTGCTGTCGGGCTACTCGGCGTCGGTGTGGATGCAGCCCGGCGTGGACGAGGCCGAGGTGCGGCGCAGCGCGGGACGGTTCCATCGCGAGGCGCGCGACGCGAGCGGATCGGTCGCGCTGGTGCTGGGCGCGGGGAACATCACGTCGATCGCGCCGCTCGACGTGCTCTACGAGCTGATCGCCGAGGGGCGCGTGGTCGTGCTCAAGATGAGCCCGGTGAACGAGGCGCTCGGGCCGGTGCTCGAGCGGGTGATGGCGCCGCTCGTCGAGCGCGGCTTCCTGCGCTTCGTGTACGGCGGGGCCGACGTCGGCGAGATGCTCACGCGGCATCGCCTCGTCGAGAAGATCCACGTGACCGGCGCGGCGGCGACCCACGACGCGATCGTGTTCGGGACCGGCGAAGAAGGACGTGCGCGCAGGGCGCGCGGCGAGCCGCTCACGAAGGTCCCGGTGACCAGCGAGCTCGGCGGCGTGGGCCCGGTGATCATCGTGCCCGGGGTGTGGAGCGAGGCGGACATGCGCTTCCAGGCCGAGCACGTCGCGACGCAGAAGCTGCACAACGCGGGCTTCAACTGCGTGGCCGCGCAGGTGCTGGTGCTGCATCGCGAGTGGCCACTGCGCGAGCGCTTCCTCGCGATCCTGCGCGACACGATCGCGAAGCTCCCGAAGCGCGCGGCGTACTACCCGGGCGCCGACGCGCGGCAGCGCGAGGCGGTGGAGAAACACGCGCGCACCGAGCTGCTCGGCGGCGAGGACGTGCCGTACACGCGCATCGTCGATCTCGATCCCGACGATCGCAGCGCGCCCGCGTACCGCAGCGAATTCTTCGGCGCGACGTGGGCCGAGACGTCGATCTCCGCGCCCGACGTGGAGTCGTTCCTCGCGCGCGCGGTGACGTTCGCGAACGAGCGGCTCATGGGCACGCTCGGCGCGCAGCTGATCGTGCACCCCGCGACGCAGCGCGCGCATCGCGCGGCGATCGAGCGCGCCATCGCGGATCTGCGCTACGGCACGATCGCGGTGAACGCGTGGAGCGGGGTGGGGTTCCTCCTCGCGAACGCGAGCTGGGGCGCGTTCCCCGGGCACACGCTGGAGAACATCCAGAGCGGGCGCGGTGTGGTGCACAACGCGATGTTGCTCGAGCGTCCGGAGAAGACGGTGGTGCGCGGGCCCTTCGCGCCGTTCCCGCGATCGCTCTTGCTCGGAGAGCGACACACGTCGCCGAAGCCGCCGTGGTTCGTGACGCATCGCCGCTCGGATCGGGTCGGCGAGCTGCTCACCGACTTCGAGGCCGCACCCTCGTGGCGCAAGCTGCCCGCGATCTTCGCGGCGGCGCTCGCGGGGTGA
- a CDS encoding phospholipase D family protein — MSALLDFVSAPRLVRTKIVAGSGHYESVVRAVMDAKVSVWIATANLKELMVEDTRAKMPGRRASYRSMLEVFDDLATKSVDLRILHAGFPSQAFRDAFDAHPRLVKGGLALRQCARLHLKAVIVDGALLYLGSANWTGAGLGAKGDRNRNFELGFVTEDEALLDQVQGIFDHLWNGGECARCGRRDVCDAPLDGA; from the coding sequence ATGAGCGCGCTGCTCGATTTCGTGAGCGCCCCCCGGCTCGTGCGCACGAAGATCGTCGCGGGGAGCGGTCACTACGAGAGCGTGGTGCGCGCGGTGATGGACGCGAAGGTGAGCGTGTGGATCGCCACCGCGAACCTCAAGGAGCTGATGGTCGAGGACACCCGCGCGAAGATGCCGGGGCGTCGCGCGAGCTATCGCTCGATGCTCGAGGTGTTCGACGATCTCGCGACGAAGAGCGTCGATCTGCGCATCCTCCACGCGGGGTTTCCGTCGCAGGCGTTCCGCGATGCGTTCGACGCGCACCCGCGGCTCGTGAAGGGCGGCCTCGCGCTGCGTCAGTGCGCGCGATTGCACCTCAAGGCGGTGATCGTCGACGGCGCGCTCTTGTACCTCGGGAGCGCGAATTGGACCGGCGCCGGGCTCGGCGCGAAGGGCGATCGCAATCGCAACTTCGAGCTCGGCTTCGTCACCGAGGACGAAGCGCTGCTCGATCAGGTGCAGGGCATCTTCGATCACCTCTGGAACGGCGGTGAGTGCGCTCGGTGCGGCCGTCGCGACGTGTGCGACGCGCCGCTCGACGGGGCGTGA
- a CDS encoding 2-hydroxyacid dehydrogenase, with product MSFPRVFVTRRWPVDAADVVGPGVMIDVFAHERGPTREELIDRGRACGAIVTSVADRIDRELLEQLPALRVIAQAAVGYDNVDVYACRARGVIVTHTPGVLTESTADLALTLLLACARRVREGESMVREGRFGGWSPTMLLGHELDGKTLGLIGYGRIARAVARRADAFGMRVIASTRNDVPFENEPYAVHVTQRELLAESDVISLHVPGSRATRHLIGEPEFARMKRGAMLINTARGTVVDEAAMVRALERGQLGGAGLDVYEEEPRVHPGLVARDDVVLLPHLGSATREARARMASSALRDAMRVLRGEEPVHLVPELQRPELR from the coding sequence ATGAGCTTCCCGCGAGTGTTCGTGACGCGTCGCTGGCCGGTGGACGCGGCCGACGTGGTGGGGCCCGGCGTGATGATCGACGTGTTCGCGCACGAGCGCGGCCCGACGCGCGAGGAGCTGATCGATCGCGGTCGTGCGTGCGGCGCGATCGTCACCTCGGTCGCGGATCGCATCGATCGCGAGCTGCTCGAGCAGCTGCCCGCGCTGCGGGTGATCGCCCAGGCTGCGGTGGGCTACGACAACGTCGACGTCTACGCGTGCCGCGCGCGCGGCGTGATCGTCACCCACACCCCGGGCGTGCTCACCGAGTCGACCGCGGATCTCGCGCTGACGCTCCTGCTCGCGTGCGCACGCCGGGTGCGCGAGGGCGAGTCGATGGTGCGCGAAGGGCGCTTCGGTGGGTGGTCGCCGACGATGCTCCTCGGGCACGAGCTCGACGGAAAGACGCTCGGCCTGATCGGCTACGGGCGCATCGCGCGCGCGGTCGCGCGGCGCGCCGATGCGTTCGGGATGCGCGTCATCGCGAGCACCCGGAACGACGTGCCCTTCGAGAACGAGCCCTACGCGGTGCACGTCACGCAACGCGAGCTGCTCGCGGAGAGCGACGTGATCAGCCTGCACGTGCCGGGCTCGCGCGCGACGCGGCACCTGATCGGCGAGCCCGAATTCGCGCGGATGAAGCGAGGCGCGATGCTGATCAACACCGCGCGTGGCACGGTCGTCGACGAGGCCGCGATGGTGCGCGCGCTCGAGCGCGGACAGCTCGGCGGCGCGGGGCTCGACGTGTACGAGGAAGAGCCGCGGGTGCATCCGGGGCTCGTCGCGCGCGACGACGTGGTGCTCCTGCCGCACCTCGGGAGCGCGACGCGCGAGGCGCGCGCTCGGATGGCGTCGAGCGCGCTGCGCGACGCGATGCGCGTGCTGCGCGGCGAAGAGCCGGTCCACCTGGTCCCCGAGCTACAGAGGCCGGAGCTGCGATGA
- a CDS encoding Hsp33 family molecular chaperone HslO codes for MLETDAHLSGGDRAVTTITEDGSFRVVTLRSTQTVTAAIAAQNATGTTAEHLADLITGSVLVRLTMAPDLRVQGVVRGKTGKGTLVADCHPDGGCRALVRETAGPIEIGPGSLVQVMRSLPNGTTHQGVVEIPADYGISGAFMVYMLESEQVTSVIGVGCVMSEDDKVSVAGGWIVQLLPECQEPPLELMYQRMRLDFADPKSVLRSLGGDPETLQSEILYGMPYQQTGGALIEHRCYCSPERVFASMATLGRADLEDILRKGETLHVSCDYCNRPYEVHPETLRGLLEAS; via the coding sequence ATGCTCGAGACCGACGCTCATCTTTCGGGCGGGGATCGCGCGGTCACCACGATCACCGAGGACGGCTCGTTCCGCGTCGTGACCCTGCGGTCGACCCAGACCGTGACTGCTGCGATCGCTGCGCAGAACGCCACCGGCACGACCGCGGAGCACCTCGCGGATCTGATCACCGGCTCCGTGCTGGTGCGCCTCACGATGGCGCCCGACCTGCGCGTGCAGGGCGTGGTGCGCGGCAAGACCGGCAAGGGGACCCTCGTCGCCGACTGCCATCCCGACGGCGGCTGTCGCGCCCTGGTGCGCGAGACCGCGGGACCGATCGAGATCGGCCCGGGCTCGCTGGTGCAGGTGATGCGCTCGCTGCCCAACGGCACGACCCATCAGGGTGTGGTCGAGATCCCCGCGGACTACGGCATCAGCGGCGCGTTCATGGTCTACATGCTCGAGAGCGAGCAGGTGACGAGCGTGATCGGCGTCGGCTGCGTGATGAGCGAGGACGACAAGGTCTCGGTCGCGGGCGGGTGGATCGTGCAGCTCCTCCCGGAGTGCCAGGAGCCGCCGCTCGAGCTGATGTACCAGCGGATGCGCCTCGACTTCGCGGATCCGAAGAGCGTGCTGCGCTCGCTCGGCGGCGACCCCGAGACGCTGCAGTCGGAGATCCTCTACGGGATGCCGTACCAGCAGACCGGCGGCGCGCTGATCGAGCACCGCTGCTACTGCAGCCCGGAGCGCGTGTTCGCGAGCATGGCGACGCTGGGCCGCGCGGATCTCGAGGACATCCTGCGCAAGGGCGAGACGCTCCACGTGAGCTGCGACTACTGCAATCGCCCTTACGAGGTGCACCCCGAGACGCTGCGGGGGTTGCTCGAGGCGAGCTGA
- a CDS encoding agmatine deiminase family protein, with the protein MKTPHEAGYEQPAEWARHEAVWLAWPSDETLWQESLEAAQREFVGLCDGIADPDPQTGAPRGERLEILVRTEKDERDARAALEHLGTRFHRQPYGDIWLRDTAPVFLLDRMLRLGSVRFVFNGWGGKYELEGDADLAQRVQSIVGDEVPAFALDFVCEGGAIEVDGEGTVLTTEQCMLNRNRNPHLEREAIERTLEGALGVRRVLWLKNGLLNDHTDGHVDTLARFVAPGVVVCMKPSGDDDPNAAVLEEIANDLSWMVDAKGRKLQVVRMPSPGGVVDDDGEIMPASYANFYVGNTSVVVPTYGTPWDEAAVRALEPLFPEHRVVGRMSKTILEGGGAFHCITQQQPERSR; encoded by the coding sequence ATGAAGACCCCCCACGAAGCCGGATACGAGCAGCCTGCCGAGTGGGCGCGGCACGAAGCGGTGTGGCTCGCGTGGCCGAGCGACGAGACGCTGTGGCAGGAGTCGCTCGAGGCGGCGCAGCGCGAGTTCGTCGGGCTCTGCGACGGCATCGCGGATCCCGATCCCCAGACCGGCGCGCCGCGCGGCGAGCGCCTCGAGATCCTGGTGCGCACCGAGAAGGACGAGCGCGACGCGCGCGCGGCGCTCGAGCACCTCGGCACGCGGTTCCATCGTCAGCCCTACGGCGACATCTGGCTGCGCGACACCGCGCCGGTCTTCCTGCTCGATCGCATGCTGCGGCTCGGCTCGGTGCGCTTCGTCTTCAACGGCTGGGGCGGCAAGTACGAGCTCGAGGGCGACGCCGATCTCGCGCAGCGCGTGCAGTCGATCGTCGGCGACGAGGTGCCTGCGTTCGCGCTCGACTTCGTGTGCGAGGGCGGCGCGATCGAGGTCGACGGCGAGGGCACGGTGCTCACGACCGAGCAGTGCATGCTCAACCGCAACCGCAATCCGCACCTCGAGCGCGAGGCGATCGAGCGCACGCTCGAGGGCGCGCTCGGCGTGCGTCGCGTGCTCTGGCTCAAGAACGGCCTGCTCAACGATCACACCGACGGGCACGTCGACACGCTCGCGCGCTTCGTCGCGCCGGGCGTCGTGGTGTGCATGAAGCCGAGCGGCGACGACGATCCCAACGCCGCGGTGCTCGAGGAGATCGCGAACGATCTCTCGTGGATGGTGGACGCGAAGGGTCGGAAGCTCCAGGTGGTACGGATGCCCTCGCCGGGGGGGGTCGTCGACGACGACGGCGAGATCATGCCGGCGAGCTACGCGAACTTCTACGTGGGCAACACCAGCGTCGTGGTGCCCACGTACGGCACGCCTTGGGACGAAGCGGCGGTGCGCGCGCTCGAGCCCCTCTTCCCCGAGCACCGCGTGGTCGGGCGCATGAGCAAGACGATCCTCGAAGGCGGCGGCGCCTTCCACTGCATCACCCAGCAGCAGCCGGAGCGATCCCGATGA
- the aguB gene encoding N-carbamoylputrescine amidase, giving the protein MSSKQANEVTVAAIQCPLGGSRAQNVERVIGWVREAAKRGANVVLPSELFEGPYFCCEEKERWFEEARPFEGNETVALFAKLAKELGVVIPISFFEKAGPGAYYNTVAMVDDGGNVLGCYRKSHIPDGPGYEEKFYFRPGDTGFKAWKTRFGTLGVGICWDQWYPECARAMTLLGAELLFYPTAIGSEPHAPELDTRDPWQRVMIGHAVANATPVIAANRIGSELTQTFYGSSFVADMRGDKVSELDRTTEGLVMATFDRQKIASYRASWGFFRDRRPELYGVLMTADGQHVVRAAGKV; this is encoded by the coding sequence ATGAGCAGCAAGCAGGCGAACGAGGTCACCGTCGCGGCGATCCAGTGTCCGCTCGGCGGCTCGCGCGCGCAGAACGTCGAGCGCGTGATCGGATGGGTGCGCGAGGCGGCGAAGCGCGGCGCGAACGTGGTGCTCCCGAGCGAGCTCTTCGAGGGGCCCTACTTCTGCTGCGAGGAGAAGGAGCGCTGGTTCGAGGAGGCGCGTCCCTTCGAGGGCAACGAGACGGTCGCGCTCTTCGCGAAGCTCGCGAAGGAGCTCGGCGTGGTGATCCCGATCTCGTTCTTCGAGAAGGCGGGACCCGGCGCTTACTACAACACCGTCGCGATGGTCGACGACGGCGGGAACGTGCTCGGCTGCTACCGCAAGAGCCACATCCCCGACGGGCCGGGCTACGAGGAGAAGTTCTACTTCCGGCCCGGCGACACCGGGTTCAAGGCGTGGAAGACGCGCTTCGGCACGCTCGGCGTCGGCATCTGCTGGGACCAGTGGTACCCGGAGTGCGCTCGCGCGATGACGCTGCTCGGCGCGGAGCTGCTCTTCTATCCGACGGCGATCGGCAGCGAGCCCCACGCGCCCGAGCTCGACACGCGCGACCCCTGGCAGCGCGTGATGATCGGTCACGCGGTCGCGAACGCGACGCCGGTGATCGCGGCGAACCGCATCGGCAGCGAGCTCACCCAGACGTTCTACGGATCGTCGTTCGTCGCCGACATGCGCGGCGACAAGGTGAGCGAGCTCGATCGCACCACCGAAGGGCTCGTGATGGCGACCTTCGATCGCCAGAAGATCGCGAGCTACCGCGCGAGCTGGGGCTTCTTCCGCGATCGCCGCCCCGAGCTCTACGGCGTGCTGATGACCGCCGACGGCCAGCACGTGGTGCGCGCGGCGGGCAAGGTCTGA
- a CDS encoding Crp/Fnr family transcriptional regulator translates to MALERDRAALRRAFSAIAPIDDDAWREIAPHFVPRRLARGERLLRAGEVARVAAFVCRGALRESTVGADGREHAKSFCLEGDLSGSLADLIAGLDGAPSRSAIEALEPTELLCADYPTLRRELRAETWSAVARGIAERLALAKAEREHELLALDAEQRWLALLARRPDLPGRIAQRHLASFLGITPEALSRLRARLASQGANARARRR, encoded by the coding sequence GTGGCCCTCGAGCGAGATCGCGCCGCGCTGCGACGAGCGTTCTCCGCGATCGCGCCCATCGACGACGACGCGTGGCGCGAGATCGCGCCGCACTTCGTGCCCCGGCGCCTCGCTCGCGGCGAGCGCCTGCTGCGCGCGGGCGAGGTCGCGCGTGTCGCCGCGTTCGTGTGTCGCGGCGCGCTGCGCGAGAGCACCGTGGGCGCCGACGGGCGCGAGCACGCGAAGAGCTTCTGCCTCGAGGGCGACCTCTCGGGCTCGCTCGCCGATCTGATCGCGGGGCTCGACGGCGCTCCCTCGCGCAGCGCGATCGAGGCGCTCGAGCCCACCGAGCTGCTCTGCGCCGACTACCCCACGCTGCGCCGCGAGCTCCGCGCCGAGACGTGGAGCGCGGTCGCGCGCGGCATCGCCGAGCGGCTCGCCCTCGCGAAGGCGGAGCGGGAGCACGAGCTCCTCGCGCTCGACGCCGAGCAGCGCTGGCTCGCGCTGCTCGCCCGACGTCCCGATCTCCCCGGCCGGATCGCGCAGCGTCATCTCGCATCCTTCCTCGGCATCACGCCGGAGGCGCTGAGCCGATTGCGTGCTCGCCTCGCGAGCCAGGGTGCGAACGCGCGCGCGCGGCGGCGTTGA
- a CDS encoding alpha/beta fold hydrolase produces MRRAGRGARTLVLLHANPGDALDYELVVPELARDHTVLAIDWPGYGRSPAPADLAHATAAGLGRVLRALVAALDLRGADFLGCSVGANAALRLALDEPQRVGRLVLVAPGGFTAHGVVSRTFCRMMGMLAISSRLAGTLARRYCRARTDTTRAMIARADAIPKSPARAAVHASIWKSFVDADHDLSERAGQLTRPALLVWGKRDPILPLATDGARARERIAGAQLVALDTGHAPFAEDPRAFLDVVSPFLG; encoded by the coding sequence GTGCGGCGCGCCGGTCGGGGCGCGCGCACGCTCGTGCTGCTCCACGCGAACCCCGGTGACGCGCTCGACTACGAGCTCGTCGTGCCCGAGCTCGCGCGCGATCACACCGTGCTGGCGATCGACTGGCCCGGCTACGGGCGCTCGCCGGCGCCTGCGGATCTCGCGCACGCAACCGCAGCGGGGCTCGGTCGGGTGCTGCGCGCGCTGGTCGCGGCGCTCGACCTCCGAGGCGCCGACTTCCTCGGGTGCTCGGTGGGCGCCAACGCGGCGCTGCGGCTCGCGCTCGACGAGCCCCAGCGAGTCGGGCGGCTGGTGCTGGTCGCGCCGGGAGGGTTCACCGCGCACGGCGTGGTGTCGCGCACGTTCTGCAGGATGATGGGGATGCTCGCGATCTCGTCGCGGCTCGCGGGCACGCTCGCGCGCCGCTATTGCCGGGCGCGCACCGACACCACACGCGCGATGATCGCGCGCGCCGATGCGATCCCGAAGAGCCCGGCGCGCGCAGCGGTGCACGCGTCGATCTGGAAGAGCTTCGTCGACGCCGACCACGACCTCTCGGAGCGTGCGGGGCAGCTCACGCGTCCGGCGCTGCTGGTGTGGGGGAAGCGCGATCCGATCCTCCCGCTCGCCACCGACGGAGCGCGCGCCCGCGAGCGCATCGCGGGCGCGCAGCTCGTCGCGCTCGACACCGGGCACGCCCCGTTCGCCGAAGATCCGCGAGCGTTCCTCGACGTCGTGTCGCCCTTCCTCGGGTGA
- a CDS encoding YybH family protein, translating into MTKRDDETAIRAVFETLSAAFRERDAVRIARQYAPDALIYDLAPPLGHVGMDTKSLEAWLATWQGPIEHTIRDLRISTDGDLALAHSLVHVGATTKQGERAEWWMRATAGLRRANGGWKIVHEHTSVPFHMDGSFRAATDLEP; encoded by the coding sequence ATGACGAAGCGTGATGACGAGACTGCGATCCGCGCGGTGTTCGAGACCCTCTCCGCGGCGTTCCGCGAGCGCGATGCCGTTCGCATCGCGAGGCAGTACGCCCCGGACGCGCTGATCTACGACCTGGCCCCGCCGCTGGGTCACGTGGGCATGGACACGAAGTCGCTCGAGGCGTGGCTCGCGACCTGGCAGGGGCCGATCGAGCACACGATCCGCGATCTGCGCATCTCGACCGACGGTGATCTCGCGCTCGCACACTCGCTGGTCCACGTCGGCGCGACCACCAAGCAGGGCGAGCGCGCGGAGTGGTGGATGCGCGCGACCGCGGGCCTGCGCCGCGCGAACGGCGGATGGAAGATCGTGCACGAGCACACGTCGGTGCCGTTCCACATGGACGGCTCGTTCCGCGCCGCGACCGATCTCGAGCCCTGA
- a CDS encoding shikimate 5-dehydrogenase, with amino-acid sequence MSPTRLTIGRDTTLCMSLSARPGSFGSRFHNHLYAALGLDWIYKAFSTTDLPAAIGGVRALGIRGCAISMPFKEAVIPLLDALAPSARAIESVNTIVNDAGRLTGHNTDYAAIRTLLERHTIAPSTPFVLRGSGGMAKAVATALRDAGFRDGAIVARNETSGPALAETLGFDWKRDLDAVRAPMLINVTPLGMTGPDAQALAFDDDAIAASEIVFDVVAMPPETPFVARARALGKQVITGDEVIVLQAVDQFVLYTGITPSAEQIAAAARHALT; translated from the coding sequence ATGTCCCCGACCCGACTCACCATCGGCCGCGACACCACGCTCTGCATGTCGCTCTCGGCGCGCCCCGGCTCGTTCGGCTCGCGCTTCCACAACCACCTCTACGCAGCGCTCGGGCTCGACTGGATCTACAAGGCGTTCTCCACGACCGATCTGCCTGCCGCGATCGGCGGCGTGCGCGCGCTCGGGATCCGCGGCTGCGCGATCTCGATGCCGTTCAAGGAAGCGGTGATCCCGCTGCTCGATGCGCTCGCTCCCTCGGCGCGCGCGATCGAGTCGGTGAACACGATCGTGAACGACGCGGGGCGGCTCACCGGGCACAACACCGACTACGCCGCGATCCGCACCCTCCTCGAGCGCCACACGATCGCACCGAGCACCCCGTTCGTGCTGCGCGGCAGTGGAGGCATGGCGAAGGCGGTCGCGACTGCGCTGCGCGATGCGGGCTTCCGCGACGGAGCAATCGTCGCGCGCAACGAGACGAGCGGCCCCGCGCTCGCGGAGACGCTCGGCTTCGATTGGAAGCGCGACCTCGACGCGGTGCGCGCGCCGATGTTGATCAACGTCACGCCGCTCGGCATGACCGGCCCCGACGCGCAGGCGCTCGCGTTCGACGACGACGCGATCGCCGCGTCCGAGATCGTGTTCGACGTCGTCGCGATGCCGCCCGAGACGCCCTTCGTCGCGCGCGCCCGCGCGCTCGGCAAGCAGGTGATCACCGGCGACGAGGTGATCGTGCTCCAGGCCGTCGATCAGTTCGTGCTCTACACCGGCATCACGCCGAGCGCGGAGCAGATCGCAGCGGCCGCACGCCACGCGCTCACGTGA